In Endozoicomonas sp. GU-1, one DNA window encodes the following:
- the crcB gene encoding fluoride efflux transporter CrcB: protein MQYPYLLNYLAVAAGGALGALARSLVYEWYAKSGNDQLFPLPTLTVNIIGSLLIGIGWYCLVEKSLLPAVWKDFATVGFLGALTTFSTFSLDIFRLFQADRLVEAIVYMLASVTLCLAGTWLGYQGIRVVLNG, encoded by the coding sequence ATGCAATACCCGTATTTGCTGAATTACCTCGCTGTAGCCGCCGGTGGAGCCCTTGGGGCACTGGCGCGTTCATTGGTTTATGAGTGGTATGCAAAATCCGGAAATGATCAGTTGTTTCCACTACCGACCTTAACGGTAAATATTATTGGTTCGTTGCTTATCGGGATTGGCTGGTACTGTCTGGTAGAGAAAAGTCTGCTTCCTGCGGTCTGGAAAGATTTTGCCACCGTCGGCTTTCTGGGAGCATTAACCACCTTTTCTACGTTCTCACTGGATATTTTCCGGCTTTTTCAAGCCGATCGGTTGGTTGAGGCAATCGTTTATATGCTGGCCAGTGTGACTCTGTGTCTGGCTGGTACCTGGTTGGGTTATCAGGGCATTCGAGTGGTCCTGAACGGTTAA
- a CDS encoding replication-associated recombination protein A: MTSLFDAPASGRYEPLAARMRPRVLDEYLGQEHILARGKPLREALEQGMLHSMIFWGPPGVGKTTLARLIATKTDAHFETLSAVLSGVKDIREAVARAKDEQRFYQRKTVLFVDEVHRFNKSQQDAFLPHIEDGTVIFIGATTENPSFELNNALLSRARVYVLKSLGEEAIGQLVDQALTNEERGLGGKGIQLEQSARDILIRYSDGDGRKALNTLEVASDLAENGIITSEAVQAILADTGRRFDKGGDAFYDTISAFHKSVRGSNPDAALYWAARIVDGGGDPLYVIRRLVAIASEDIGNADPRALEIVINAWQAFERLGAPEGLLAMAHATVYCACAPKSNAVYKAWKAAWDDVKSHPSYEVPHHLRNAPTQLMGSLGYGAGYRYAHDEPNAYAAGERYFPEEMDVPDYYQPNDRGLEIKIKEKLAWLKRLDEESAVKR; encoded by the coding sequence ATGACCTCACTCTTTGATGCCCCTGCTTCCGGTCGCTATGAACCCCTGGCGGCAAGGATGCGCCCCAGAGTCCTCGATGAATACCTGGGCCAGGAACATATTCTTGCCAGGGGCAAGCCCCTGCGTGAAGCGCTGGAGCAGGGTATGCTCCACTCCATGATTTTCTGGGGGCCGCCCGGCGTTGGCAAGACGACGCTGGCAAGGTTGATTGCGACAAAAACCGATGCCCATTTTGAAACCCTCTCTGCCGTACTTTCCGGGGTTAAAGACATAAGGGAAGCGGTAGCAAGGGCAAAGGATGAACAGCGTTTTTACCAGCGGAAAACAGTACTGTTTGTGGATGAGGTTCACCGGTTTAACAAGTCGCAACAGGATGCATTCCTGCCTCATATAGAAGACGGTACCGTGATTTTTATTGGGGCCACCACCGAAAACCCATCGTTTGAACTTAACAATGCATTGCTCTCAAGGGCCAGGGTCTACGTACTTAAGTCGCTGGGGGAAGAGGCTATTGGCCAACTGGTTGACCAGGCTTTGACCAATGAAGAGCGAGGTCTGGGCGGCAAGGGGATTCAGCTGGAGCAGAGTGCCAGGGATATTCTGATTCGCTATTCTGACGGCGATGGTCGCAAGGCGCTCAATACTCTGGAAGTTGCATCGGATCTGGCTGAGAACGGCATTATCACGTCTGAGGCGGTTCAGGCCATTCTTGCCGATACCGGGCGACGTTTCGATAAAGGCGGTGACGCGTTTTACGATACCATTTCAGCTTTTCATAAATCAGTGCGCGGCTCTAATCCCGATGCCGCACTCTACTGGGCCGCTCGAATTGTTGATGGGGGAGGGGATCCTCTCTACGTGATTCGTCGGCTGGTGGCTATTGCCAGTGAAGATATTGGCAATGCTGACCCGAGAGCACTGGAGATTGTTATTAATGCCTGGCAGGCATTTGAGCGGCTGGGGGCACCGGAAGGACTGTTGGCCATGGCCCATGCAACGGTCTATTGCGCCTGTGCACCAAAAAGTAATGCCGTTTATAAAGCCTGGAAAGCGGCATGGGACGATGTAAAAAGTCATCCATCCTATGAGGTGCCTCATCACCTGCGGAATGCACCGACTCAATTAATGGGCAGCCTTGGCTATGGTGCTGGTTATCGCTATGCCCATGATGAGCCCAATGCCTATGCCGCAGGGGAGCGCTACTTTCCCGAAGAGATGGATGTGCCGGACTATTACCAGCCGAATGATCGCGGGTTGGAGATTAAGATCAAGGAAAAGCTGGCCTGGCTGAAACGGCTTGATGAAGAGAGTGCCGTAAAGAGATAG
- the lolA gene encoding outer membrane lipoprotein chaperone LolA, with protein sequence MIKKTPLLTVLPMVFAISMPAWSAEQASTHSSMQARAQSNTPASIKHDQIAADALAQKLQAMNTVSANFSQSTIDKSGRSKVEKGSMQLKRPNQFRWHITSPFNQEIIAKDGKLWMLDPDFKQVVIKKMDNQSGPTAVQLLSGDASEFLMEYAVTRMNYGPEVVYTLKPGKASDLFEKLEIHFSREEISAITIVDSLGGKRRIDFTRVNLNQPVDNTLFEPDLQTLEKAGFDIIDESRV encoded by the coding sequence ATGATCAAGAAAACGCCGTTATTGACTGTTTTACCAATGGTTTTTGCCATCAGCATGCCAGCCTGGTCTGCTGAGCAGGCGTCAACTCATTCATCCATGCAGGCCAGGGCACAGAGCAATACGCCGGCCAGTATAAAACATGATCAGATAGCCGCTGATGCGCTGGCTCAAAAGCTGCAGGCCATGAATACGGTCAGTGCCAATTTTTCTCAAAGTACCATTGATAAAAGCGGACGCTCCAAAGTTGAGAAGGGGAGTATGCAGCTTAAGCGGCCAAATCAGTTCCGCTGGCATATTACTTCACCGTTTAACCAGGAGATTATTGCTAAAGATGGCAAGCTCTGGATGCTCGATCCTGACTTTAAGCAGGTGGTGATTAAAAAGATGGACAATCAGTCAGGACCGACCGCCGTGCAGCTACTGAGCGGCGATGCCAGTGAGTTTCTGATGGAGTACGCGGTGACTCGAATGAACTATGGCCCGGAGGTAGTTTATACCCTGAAACCCGGTAAAGCGTCCGATCTTTTTGAAAAGCTGGAGATCCATTTTTCCAGGGAGGAGATTTCAGCCATCACGATTGTGGACTCCCTCGGTGGTAAGCGACGAATTGACTTTACCCGGGTGAACCTCAATCAACCGGTGGACAATACACTGTTTGAACCTGACCTGCAGACATTAGAGAAGGCCGGTTTTGATATTATTGATGAGAGCAGGGTATGA
- a CDS encoding DNA translocase FtsK encodes MAGSVSKKSHQPDKSHQPDSDQSQEPVSIRRRKRTIPGEAAAETLSSRVREGIMFGWLVLAAFLVLALASYDKVDPGWSHVGPVRDIANSAGRIGAWSADLLFTLFGFLAWMVPVILVIKAIRVFRYRHEPDEWNSWLLLIRSMGFILSIASGAALASLHYHGLSGLFPSSSGGIIGELLIHLFLPAFNVTGSTLLLMALFLLGVTLYTDLSWFRLMDSVGYWSLRFAVYCKEKLIALYFALQEKLAARKQREPEQSDLSPVQEPALQLQEDAMQPAPPVVEKRAEKPKPVIVPPPAREQAPPLVEHTPQGSLPTVSLLDEARPSGKAMSPESLDAMSRLLELKLKDFSVDVEVVAVHPGPVITRFEIQPAPGTKASKITNLASDLARSLAVVSVRVVEVIPGKSVMGIEIPNDDRETVFYSEIISSRAFDDAQSPVSLALGHDISGQPVIVDLAKMPHLLVAGTTGSGKSVGINAMILSMLFKSSPEDVRLIMIDPKMLELSIYDGIPHLLAPVVTDMKEAANALRWCVAEMERRYKLMAHLGVRNIAGYNRKVKDALEKGEPHRDPFYQPVSAEDVAPELGSLPFIVVVVDEFADMMMIVGKKVEELIARIAQKARAAGIHLILATQRPSVDVITGLIKANVPTRISFQVSSKIDSRTIIDQGGAEQLLGHGDMLYLPPGTSVPVRIHGAFVADDEVHRVVADWQLRGTPDFVEEILNGVSESSEGSAFSGGLDNNEQDPLYDEAVAFVTESRRASISSVQRQLKVGYNRAARMIEAMEAAGVVSPALTNGNREVIAPPPPKH; translated from the coding sequence ATGGCAGGGTCCGTAAGCAAAAAGAGTCATCAGCCGGATAAGAGTCATCAGCCGGATAGTGATCAATCACAAGAGCCTGTTTCCATACGACGGCGCAAGCGTACAATCCCGGGCGAAGCAGCGGCGGAAACGCTCTCATCACGGGTGCGTGAAGGCATTATGTTTGGCTGGCTGGTACTGGCCGCTTTTCTGGTATTGGCACTGGCCAGTTATGATAAGGTCGATCCCGGCTGGTCTCATGTTGGCCCGGTCAGGGATATTGCTAACAGTGCCGGCAGAATCGGGGCATGGTCAGCGGATTTGCTGTTCACCCTGTTTGGGTTTCTGGCCTGGATGGTGCCGGTTATCCTGGTGATCAAGGCGATCCGGGTTTTTCGTTACCGGCATGAACCGGATGAATGGAATTCCTGGTTACTGCTGATTCGCAGTATGGGTTTTATTCTGTCCATTGCTTCAGGGGCTGCCCTGGCTTCACTCCATTATCATGGGTTGAGTGGACTGTTTCCTTCGTCCAGCGGCGGGATTATTGGTGAGCTGCTGATTCATCTGTTCCTGCCAGCCTTTAATGTCACCGGCAGTACACTGCTGCTGATGGCGCTGTTTCTCCTCGGCGTGACACTTTATACCGATCTTTCCTGGTTTCGTTTGATGGACAGTGTCGGCTATTGGAGCCTGCGCTTCGCCGTTTACTGCAAAGAAAAGTTGATTGCGCTGTATTTTGCTTTGCAGGAGAAGCTGGCCGCCAGAAAGCAGCGGGAACCTGAGCAAAGCGACCTGTCACCGGTGCAGGAGCCTGCATTACAGCTGCAGGAAGATGCTATGCAACCGGCTCCACCGGTGGTTGAGAAGAGAGCCGAAAAGCCAAAGCCGGTAATAGTCCCTCCTCCGGCGAGGGAGCAAGCGCCACCTCTGGTGGAACATACCCCGCAGGGAAGTTTACCAACCGTCTCGTTGCTCGATGAAGCCCGCCCCTCCGGCAAGGCCATGAGTCCAGAGTCTCTGGATGCCATGTCCCGGTTGCTGGAACTGAAGCTGAAAGACTTCAGTGTCGATGTCGAAGTGGTTGCTGTCCATCCCGGGCCGGTTATCACCCGTTTTGAGATTCAACCGGCACCCGGTACCAAGGCCAGTAAAATTACCAACCTGGCCAGCGATCTGGCCCGTTCTCTGGCGGTGGTCAGTGTCCGGGTGGTGGAAGTGATTCCCGGAAAGTCAGTAATGGGGATTGAGATTCCCAATGATGACCGCGAAACCGTTTTCTATAGCGAAATTATTTCATCCAGGGCGTTTGATGACGCCCAGTCTCCGGTCAGCCTTGCCCTGGGACATGATATTTCCGGTCAGCCGGTGATTGTTGACCTGGCTAAAATGCCGCACCTTCTGGTGGCCGGTACCACGGGTTCCGGTAAGTCCGTCGGTATCAATGCCATGATCCTGTCCATGCTGTTCAAGTCCAGCCCGGAAGATGTACGGTTGATCATGATTGACCCGAAAATGCTGGAGTTGTCCATCTATGATGGCATTCCGCATCTTCTGGCACCGGTAGTGACGGACATGAAAGAAGCGGCCAATGCCCTGCGCTGGTGTGTTGCCGAGATGGAGCGTCGTTACAAGCTGATGGCACATCTGGGGGTTCGTAACATTGCCGGTTATAACCGCAAGGTGAAAGATGCCCTGGAAAAGGGCGAGCCACACCGGGATCCCTTCTATCAGCCAGTATCAGCGGAAGATGTGGCACCAGAGTTAGGCTCGCTGCCCTTTATCGTGGTTGTGGTTGATGAATTTGCCGACATGATGATGATTGTTGGTAAAAAGGTTGAAGAGCTGATTGCCCGTATTGCCCAAAAGGCCCGGGCAGCGGGTATTCATCTGATTCTGGCCACACAGCGCCCATCCGTGGATGTGATTACCGGTCTGATTAAGGCCAACGTTCCTACTCGCATCAGTTTCCAGGTATCCAGCAAGATTGACTCCCGAACCATTATTGACCAGGGCGGCGCTGAGCAGTTACTGGGCCACGGTGACATGCTCTATCTACCCCCGGGAACAAGCGTTCCTGTTCGTATTCACGGGGCTTTTGTTGCTGACGATGAAGTGCATCGGGTGGTGGCTGACTGGCAGCTGCGGGGAACGCCGGATTTTGTTGAAGAGATTCTCAATGGTGTCAGCGAGAGTTCTGAAGGCAGTGCATTTTCCGGCGGGCTGGATAACAATGAGCAGGATCCTCTTTACGATGAAGCCGTGGCTTTTGTTACCGAGTCGCGCAGGGCGTCCATTTCTTCGGTTCAAAGGCAGCTGAAGGTGGGTTATAACCGGGCGGCCCGAATGATTGAAGCCATGGAGGCGGCAGGTGTTGTCAGCCCGGCATTGACTAACGGCAATCGTGAAGTGATTGCTCCACCACCGCCCAAGCATTAA
- a CDS encoding potassium channel family protein, translating to MLRPSFLDFSQRMSRHPAVSMGLLLTTLTCSILFSPIVMEYQSIGVTLFSCLMIASLVLTLGSLTENSPKIRLLLEITGTTIVILRAVVEFPNPPNWLPFFTLIASMLFHLGMMLMLIGHLFSIKPQAEKLLAAINFYLLTGITFSYLYLLANLITPGAFDLANQGISSWPDYLYFSFVTLTTLGYGDILPLSPLAQGLVSLEAIVGVLSPTVMIARFVGK from the coding sequence ATGTTACGACCATCCTTTCTTGACTTCTCACAGCGAATGAGCCGCCACCCGGCTGTTTCAATGGGTCTATTGTTGACCACCCTGACGTGCAGTATCCTGTTCTCCCCTATTGTCATGGAGTACCAATCCATTGGGGTCACCCTGTTTTCCTGCCTGATGATTGCCAGTCTGGTTCTGACCCTCGGATCGCTGACGGAAAACAGTCCAAAAATCCGTCTCTTGTTAGAGATCACCGGCACCACTATCGTGATACTCAGGGCGGTGGTTGAGTTTCCAAACCCGCCAAACTGGCTGCCCTTCTTCACCTTAATAGCCAGCATGCTGTTCCACCTGGGCATGATGCTGATGCTTATCGGGCACCTGTTCAGCATTAAGCCCCAGGCCGAGAAACTATTGGCGGCGATTAACTTCTATTTACTGACGGGCATCACGTTCAGTTATCTTTATCTACTGGCGAACCTGATTACCCCCGGGGCATTTGATCTTGCTAATCAGGGTATTTCCAGCTGGCCGGATTATCTCTACTTCAGTTTTGTCACCCTGACCACGCTGGGTTATGGTGACATTCTGCCCCTCAGCCCTCTGGCACAGGGTCTGGTATCTCTCGAAGCGATTGTGGGTGTATTGAGTCCGACGGTAATGATTGCCCGGTTTGTTGGGAAATAA
- a CDS encoding ADP-ribosylglycohydrolase family protein, translated as MTSTSTIRSYPSNIDKLSRIKGGVAGLLIGDALGVGTHWYYDLDQLAQDYGPWIDTYQDPAVNGSHGFANISHFRYQQGVRAGDVSQTGQVIVLLLESLAHCDGLVLTDFLARLDDFFAPLSGESFSGRYTDELMVDLIRARRTGLHWGDPGIASGCDTTEGAQFVSLLALAIDDPVELVDAAGQLLQTFYREPFIRQNTLVFALVVQAMVNSVPLTELPAYLAAMAKRSDVMSAIQRYDHLLTPGNGQVAWQPETVRIEPALHISQVYGMDCQLVHLLPCAYYLMHRYPDQFEQGVLSAINGGGNNMARAALTGVLLGAMNGLEAIPERLLSGLHDSDRYLQLADMMRTQ; from the coding sequence ATGACTTCGACATCGACCATCAGATCATACCCTTCAAACATTGATAAACTGAGCCGGATAAAGGGTGGGGTGGCTGGCCTGCTCATTGGTGATGCCCTGGGCGTCGGCACCCACTGGTATTATGACCTGGATCAACTGGCTCAGGATTATGGCCCCTGGATTGATACTTATCAGGACCCGGCAGTTAATGGCAGCCATGGTTTTGCCAATATCAGTCATTTCCGTTATCAGCAGGGGGTCAGGGCAGGCGACGTTTCCCAGACGGGCCAGGTGATCGTATTGCTGCTTGAGTCTCTGGCCCATTGTGATGGCTTGGTACTGACAGATTTCCTTGCCCGGCTTGATGATTTCTTTGCGCCATTGTCCGGTGAGTCCTTTTCCGGGCGCTATACCGATGAATTGATGGTGGACCTGATCAGGGCACGTCGCACGGGGTTACATTGGGGTGATCCCGGGATTGCTTCGGGTTGTGACACAACCGAGGGAGCGCAGTTTGTATCCCTGCTGGCTCTGGCGATTGATGACCCGGTTGAGCTGGTAGACGCTGCTGGTCAACTGCTGCAGACGTTCTATAGGGAGCCTTTTATACGGCAGAATACGCTGGTATTTGCCCTGGTTGTTCAGGCCATGGTCAACAGCGTTCCTCTGACCGAATTACCGGCCTATTTAGCGGCTATGGCAAAACGCTCAGATGTGATGTCGGCAATACAGCGTTACGACCATCTACTGACGCCCGGGAATGGGCAGGTGGCCTGGCAACCGGAGACCGTTCGTATAGAACCGGCCCTGCATATCAGTCAGGTCTATGGCATGGATTGCCAGCTTGTTCACCTGCTTCCCTGTGCTTACTACCTGATGCACCGCTACCCTGACCAGTTTGAGCAGGGTGTTTTGTCTGCCATTAATGGCGGCGGCAACAATATGGCCAGGGCGGCGTTAACGGGTGTGCTGCTGGGAGCGATGAATGGGCTGGAGGCGATACCGGAGCGTTTGCTGAGTGGGCTCCATGACAGTGACCGCTATTTGCAGCTGGCAGACATGATGAGAACGCAGTGA
- a CDS encoding YecH family metal-binding protein, whose amino-acid sequence MESVHGHNVLNMIREQEAALSKEALLAAMSAEFGEEARYHTCSAQELTAAELVDQFVGKGKLIETREGIQYIGCNCHCH is encoded by the coding sequence ATGGAATCCGTACACGGTCATAATGTACTGAATATGATCAGAGAACAGGAAGCTGCGCTGAGTAAAGAGGCGCTCCTAGCAGCAATGTCAGCAGAGTTTGGTGAAGAAGCCCGATACCACACCTGCTCCGCACAGGAACTGACAGCAGCAGAACTGGTTGATCAGTTTGTTGGGAAAGGTAAGTTGATTGAAACCCGTGAAGGCATTCAATACATTGGTTGCAACTGCCATTGTCATTAA
- a CDS encoding YaeQ family protein produces the protein MALKATIYKASINIADMNRHYYADHDVTIARHPSEHDERAMLRLMVWSLHASGELQFTKGISTDDEPDIWQKNLSGEIDTWIELGQPDEKRLRKACGRAKKVYIYNYGGRHSNIWWQQYQGKVQRFDNLYIYQIPAEGNELARLIGKTMKLHCIIQDQQITVGNATDSITIEITQRFPG, from the coding sequence ATGGCCCTCAAAGCAACGATCTATAAAGCAAGTATCAATATAGCGGATATGAACCGCCACTATTATGCAGACCATGATGTAACCATTGCCCGCCACCCATCGGAACATGATGAACGGGCAATGTTGAGACTGATGGTCTGGTCACTCCATGCTTCAGGGGAGCTTCAGTTTACCAAAGGTATCAGCACTGATGATGAGCCTGATATCTGGCAGAAGAATCTCAGTGGTGAAATTGACACCTGGATAGAACTTGGTCAACCGGATGAAAAGCGGCTAAGAAAGGCCTGTGGCCGGGCAAAGAAGGTTTATATCTATAACTATGGCGGACGCCATTCGAATATCTGGTGGCAACAATATCAGGGTAAAGTACAGCGATTTGATAATTTGTACATTTATCAAATCCCTGCCGAGGGTAATGAACTGGCCAGGTTGATTGGTAAAACCATGAAACTACACTGCATTATACAAGATCAGCAGATAACTGTTGGCAATGCTACCGACAGCATTACCATCGAGATCACACAGCGATTTCCGGGTTAA
- a CDS encoding DUF4892 domain-containing protein has protein sequence MNKVIVDIPGLLKTLKSGSLTIACKIISTLLCLVIGASTYASGLPAYPNARIELAIDENRQNHPIITNRMKRVNGVVTSDGAQWLDGHLIRDLYFLPPGHSSNQGYEFYVSLLQGEGVETLFECRSFSCGASNFWANDVFDISTLYGQDKEQAFYIGNKLNTFYTVYAVRRGNGRIYTLVDIFKPHDYEMERTIEQDAGNNVFRLEPGKSGIEKSSDLASFITNMNIDSSMNALLIIHSTVPDTLAELDTWQNKMEVLQENIVQHLNEQGISESRLRFNISIGTEDNSLDPGTTPSFGLEIVPLN, from the coding sequence ATGAATAAAGTGATTGTGGATATCCCGGGTCTACTGAAGACTCTTAAATCTGGCTCCTTAACCATTGCCTGCAAAATAATCAGTACCCTGCTTTGCCTGGTAATTGGCGCTTCAACCTATGCGTCGGGACTTCCTGCGTATCCTAATGCCCGCATAGAGCTTGCCATCGATGAGAACCGACAGAACCACCCGATCATTACCAACCGGATGAAGCGGGTCAACGGCGTTGTCACCTCGGATGGCGCTCAGTGGCTTGACGGGCACCTGATCAGGGACCTCTACTTTCTGCCGCCCGGGCACAGCAGCAATCAGGGCTATGAATTTTATGTCAGCCTGTTGCAAGGGGAGGGTGTTGAGACGCTGTTTGAATGCCGCAGTTTTTCCTGTGGTGCCAGTAATTTTTGGGCTAACGATGTCTTCGATATTTCCACGCTCTATGGTCAGGATAAGGAACAAGCGTTTTATATTGGGAATAAGCTGAACACTTTTTATACGGTCTACGCGGTTCGCCGGGGCAATGGACGCATTTATACATTGGTGGATATTTTTAAGCCCCATGACTATGAGATGGAACGTACAATCGAACAGGATGCTGGCAACAATGTCTTCAGGCTGGAACCCGGTAAATCCGGGATAGAAAAAAGTTCTGATCTGGCCTCATTTATTACAAATATGAACATTGACTCATCAATGAACGCACTTCTTATTATTCACAGCACGGTACCCGATACTTTGGCAGAGCTGGATACCTGGCAGAACAAAATGGAAGTACTGCAGGAGAATATTGTTCAGCATTTAAATGAGCAGGGGATCAGCGAGTCACGACTACGCTTCAATATTTCTATTGGTACGGAAGATAATTCGCTGGATCCGGGAACAACGCCATCTTTCGGGCTGGAAATTGTGCCTTTAAATTAA
- a CDS encoding alpha/beta fold hydrolase — MHPRELNIQTPHLTFAALEWGDPEGVPVIALHGWLDNAASFTPMAPKLEGIRLIALDQAGHGLSQHRPAWFSYDVWHYVEDLVYIAESLQLERFGLLGHSMGGVVSAMAAGSVLKDQVSGLVAIDGLFPWPRNPEDAPQALANYINQRRTPVDQLPVTRYRSKELAVRARAMGQFKVSRQSSELLVDRSIIQDGDDWIWTADPRLKLGSPTRFSLEQTLAFPRQITCNAHMVYVDSGPISDAINQYHQKLQNIHFHPMSGNHHLHMDDQVEAIANIVNSVLGSKL, encoded by the coding sequence ATGCATCCAAGGGAGCTGAACATTCAAACACCGCATTTAACATTTGCTGCGTTGGAGTGGGGGGACCCTGAGGGTGTTCCGGTGATTGCACTTCATGGGTGGCTGGATAATGCGGCCAGTTTCACTCCCATGGCCCCAAAGTTAGAGGGCATCAGGCTGATAGCTCTGGACCAGGCGGGCCATGGTCTTTCGCAACATCGTCCAGCATGGTTCAGTTATGATGTTTGGCACTACGTTGAAGATCTGGTTTATATCGCTGAGTCATTGCAACTTGAACGGTTTGGTTTGCTGGGGCATTCCATGGGCGGTGTGGTCAGTGCGATGGCAGCGGGTTCCGTGCTGAAAGATCAGGTTAGCGGGTTGGTAGCTATTGACGGGCTTTTCCCCTGGCCAAGAAACCCTGAAGATGCTCCTCAAGCACTGGCGAACTATATCAATCAACGCAGAACACCGGTTGATCAGCTGCCAGTGACCCGCTATCGATCGAAGGAGCTGGCCGTTCGGGCCAGGGCCATGGGTCAGTTCAAAGTTTCCAGGCAATCGTCAGAACTGCTGGTGGATCGATCTATTATTCAGGATGGAGATGACTGGATCTGGACGGCAGATCCCCGTTTAAAGCTGGGATCTCCCACCCGTTTTTCCCTTGAGCAGACCCTGGCATTTCCCCGGCAGATAACCTGTAATGCTCATATGGTCTATGTTGACAGTGGTCCGATCAGTGACGCTATTAACCAGTATCATCAGAAGCTGCAAAATATTCATTTTCACCCGATGAGTGGCAACCATCATCTTCACATGGACGATCAGGTGGAAGCGATTGCCAATATAGTTAACTCTGTTTTAGGCAGTAAATTATGA
- the phhA gene encoding phenylalanine 4-monooxygenase: MKSSKYQARKPDESGFIEYTDEEHETWSILYHRQIELLQGRACDEYMDGIEELAMPSERIPQLDEISRVLNGKTGWGVARVPALISFDRFFKLLADKQFPVATFIRVRDELDYLQEPDIFHEIFGHCPLLTNQDFADFTETYGRLGLAASKEERVYLARLYWMTVEFGLLNTSRGLRIYGGGILSSFGETAYALESDIPVRTAFDPLTALRTPYRIDILQPLYYVLDDIAVLHRLGEMDIMALVHQAMAMPLLPPMFEPKSEEGAA; encoded by the coding sequence ATGAAGTCATCCAAATATCAGGCCAGGAAGCCTGACGAGTCAGGCTTTATTGAATATACAGATGAGGAGCATGAAACCTGGAGTATTCTGTATCACCGACAGATTGAGTTATTGCAAGGTCGGGCATGTGATGAATACATGGACGGCATCGAAGAATTGGCCATGCCGTCAGAGCGGATTCCACAACTGGATGAAATAAGCCGTGTGCTTAACGGTAAAACCGGCTGGGGGGTTGCCAGGGTACCGGCGCTGATCTCCTTTGATCGTTTTTTTAAGCTTTTAGCCGACAAACAATTCCCGGTTGCCACCTTTATCCGCGTCAGAGATGAGCTGGATTATCTGCAGGAACCGGATATTTTTCATGAAATATTTGGTCACTGCCCTCTGTTGACCAATCAGGATTTTGCTGACTTTACGGAAACCTATGGCAGGCTCGGTCTGGCTGCCAGCAAAGAAGAGCGGGTTTACCTTGCCAGGCTTTATTGGATGACGGTTGAGTTTGGCTTATTGAATACCTCCCGGGGGTTGCGTATTTATGGCGGTGGAATTCTCTCCAGCTTCGGTGAAACGGCCTATGCCCTGGAGAGTGATATTCCCGTTAGAACCGCCTTTGACCCACTGACAGCACTGAGAACGCCCTACCGGATCGATATTTTGCAGCCATTGTATTATGTACTGGACGATATTGCGGTGCTTCATCGCCTTGGTGAAATGGATATTATGGCGCTGGTCCATCAGGCGATGGCGATGCCTCTGCTTCCCCCAATGTTTGAACCCAAGTCTGAAGAGGGTGCTGCGTGA